In Oryzias latipes chromosome 19, ASM223467v1, the genomic stretch CATCGAGTTCAGCCTGCGGCCTTCACACTGTTCTGCTGTATGTACCCAAAGGGAGCAGGGAGTACAAACAACTGGACACAAGCAGAGAGCCTAAGCCTCCTGTTTTGACGCCTTACCTCATCGTACTCCTCCTGACAGCCAACAGCTCCATCCCCTGGACTGTAGTTTACACTGTAGAGCTGGGTTTCTGGGCCTGAAGatatgacaacaacaacaacaaaaaagacaggTTTATTGTGTACAGAATAACCAGCCTAGCAGTAAAATGACACTCAACAAACACAAGACTGCTATTAAAGGTACAAATGGCAGTGTGCAAACAGGTGGCTGATATGCAGACTTTACAGAGATAAGCTGACTCAGCAAACACTGCACACAACAGAAGGGAAACTCATTTTcaggttttcacaaactccGACTCAAATGCACACTTAAAATTCACATACATGTTAGAATATACGATTTCCACATGTGTATTGAATAGAACAACATGCAAACATTCATCTATgcataaaaaaactgttgggaACATTAGAGCatttaatttaaagtcccactccaatcatctttttaagttttgtaaaagtgttcccagtgggttttttttagactaaatccaaaaatctgtgtcattttctaggacatagtttctgcagagcaacaggagttcattagaaaatcgcCTCCAagttgtgagtgggactgtTGCAATAGAGTAAGCCCTCCCtcatatcccatcatccctttgtatacactctctcccgctagcttaaagcccctcataCCCCAACCACACATTGCCAGTACAAgaaaaatggcgagaaatattGGATCTATCGAAGCTCAGACATGGAAAACGAACAAGTACATGGAAAACGAACAAGTACATGgatatatttgtctgcaagtagacaaatggatcagaatggagtggagcagggagcttgtggctctgtgattatatatatatattatatgtcctccattattagaaaaatgctaccaGTACgtgcttaaaacaaaaattgattttcattggagtgggtcttaaagaaaaaaatagctgcAAGCCAATACACTCTCAGGAAAAAAGGTAACAATATCCTTCAAAGAGTCAGTAAAATTACGTAAGAAATCGTAAAAGAAGATGCTGGACGAGCAATACTTTCTTTTCTAATAAATGTACTATCACACAGTATTCACATGAGTCCTAACTGAGGTCATAAGACATATTTACAGTCAGTAATCAAAAATGAGGAGACAGTCCATCATAGGCAACATTTACACTCCCATTTCAAGGGAACCATAAAATCTAACAACCAGACTGAGGGCGAAGCAAAACCTATTAAAcaagggcaaaaaaaaacaacccataTTTATCAGCTAAGGACTGATAGTGTAAGAACCAGTAGACCGGCAGTGACACATGAGATGTACTGAAGGAGTCTgatcagctgctgctgtttttgtaaACAGAGCGGTGAACAGCGTTCCACTGAGAGAAAGAACACAAAGACTGTAGGAAGGACCAAGTGTTTTAATGCCCCTGGGTTTTATGTCACCCTTTGCTTTCAAGGCTCAGAAAGCTGTGAAATGGATCTTTATCCAATCGAAGGTTACCTGAGAAAAAGACTTCTGCCCCAAACGCATCTGTGCCATCTTGGCATATGACAAACTGTATTAGGGACatattgtttatttctttacacCAGGGATTAGTATTGCAGACATCCAATAGCCACTACAGAGTGTAAGGCATTTCCAGAGCCTGCAGACACATCTTTATTAAAGGTGCATTGTTCAATGGCAAGTGGGGCAGATATTAAATAGCTAGCAtagtgaaggggggggggggaatgtgAGGGCAAAGTTTGTTGCTAAAACAAGATCTCAGGATGGAACAATAGACTTTGGCCTCTTCTCTCATTAGAAATGCTCACAATGATGAACCACTATTTACCCAGAGGGTGGCATGTACACAGGAATTTTGTCAACAAAGCTGCGTGACTCGCAAAGTAACAAAACACTTTTACAGAGGCAGATCTCCAACAAAAATAGATGAAATCATCAGACTTTTGTGCAAAGAGACGTCAAATATGTTACGAGTACAAGTTATTGGAACAAGACTGCGTGCCAGTAAAGGCATTTGTGTGGTTTCGCTGTGATTTTGCTTTGGATACAAATAGGACAGAAAGAGAGAAGACACTAAATAATGAATGTGAACGGGACACTGACCAAACCTCATCTCTCGAGGCCACTCCCACACAGAAACCTCACCAATCAGCAAATGCATGTGTGCACGTCAAGCTTTCCAGTGCTTGAATCATTAATGATCCAAGTAACCAGAGCTGTGTAACCTAAAAAGCCTTAGGAGGGCTTAAAAAATAGCAGTCGATAAACTGGATTGATCTGGATGTTAAACTAACTGGTTTGTCAAACATCCAGTAAATGTTGTACACATTAATCTTTCATATGACCCCATTACAGTATATGTAGAACCATCATTTCTACATCTAACCAAAGAGGATTCCTAATTTCACATCAGAATGGGTTGCATTTGTTAATAAATTTAAAGCCGTGCAACCATTCTGCATTTggataatataaataaataaaagtacaacTTATTAAATCATTGGAGCTAGAGGACTGTATACAAGTAAAAATCTCTTATAGCTCAGAAAACCCTTTATTACCCATTCCTATTACCCATTTTAAGTAAATTAAGATCAAGAGATAAGTagaaacaaaaatccaaaaagctcATTTCAGACTCACTTCCACTAATGGCAGAGATTCCACGGTGAAAGTCTTCAAAACTGATCACACCGAGACCGCTAGGATCCAAAAACTTGGTCAGATCCTTGacctgaaacaaaaataataatacgtTTATCaaattttttacagatttttttgtaacaTCTTCAACCAGTTCTGGatttaataaacacataaaatcGAAGCTCAAGGACAAATTGCCATCAGTTACCTTAATAGCTataaatatctaaaatacagaagaaattaaactgaaaaaaaacacacacaaaaaatctcTTAAAATTCCAAGTTAATGTTTATTCAGTTTAAAATATAGTGTCCCTTGCCTTTTTTAGGTTTCAGTTTCTTATAGAACTGCACACCAGTAGCaagaaaaatcataatttttttatattcaagaCAGACTTTCTTATCTCACTCCAGTTGTTTCTATCAAAGGGCCCTTAAACTGCAAAAAGTCTAAGTACATTCTGATTACGGAGCAGAAAATCACTTGTAAAACATTTGTGATCCCACTAAAACAGGGCATTTTGCAGATCTCAAGAGGTTTACCGGTATTTTATGCAGAGGGAGCAATACTGACTTTATAAAGACTTTAAACATGTCTAAAGGTTGCAGTGTCTTTAAATTGTTGCACTATGGCAACATAAAGTGTGGCCAAATTGTCATAGATTGGGAGATAAAACTGCCAGGCAACACCTGTCAGAATATagatgttttttgattttttttagaatagaCATTGAAATTTAATCTCATGGTGTTTGGTGCAGGGAAACAtatcaagaaaatgtaaagaaaacaggGTAATGAACCTCcaaatgaaagacaaacatCCTACTTTCAAATAAATTACCCCTAATGCAACAGTATCATATATGCAATTACAAAAGCCAGGAAGGAACCTGAGAATACTTTGATAAAAGGTTGTGGGGCTGCATTCTTTTTGAAAATATGAGTGTTTTGCCGATGCTTTGAttctgtgtttcttttctgcGGCTCTTATATCAGTTACACTTTAAACAACTGATCTGCTTAGCAACCCTGAGCTTTGACTCAAGAGACTAAAAGGCTCTAAAGCCTCATAACTGACTCTGACAACCATAAGGCTGATTTGGTTTAGATGAAATGAAACCAGCTGTTTTGTACTAGAACTTAGTGAGAGTGGCCAATACCACAGAATTGTGGGTAATGATTGAACCACATACCTAATCTCAAGCATATCGCCTCTAGTTTTAGATCAGAAGAGGCTGAGAAGTGTTAGGTGTCTGAACATAACGTTCAATTTTCCAGTTAGCCACAGAACATCAAGCTTATAGGAAATTATTTTGTTCCACGCCGCTTCTCAGAAACGCCATCATGGGGTGAGGTGTGAGAAGGGGAGTTAAAACCAAGGCTCTGATAACGCTTTTGAATGGCACTTCCATTCAGCAGAGAACTGTTATTACGAGACTGGAACAATTGGCTGTCATAATTTACCACGAAACAAgccaaaaaaagcagttttgaaaaactaatttttaaaaaatccatacATTCAAGAGTTCACTTCAAAATCTTCCATGATTTCATAATAGTATATCCAATGGGAACATTTTGTGGATATTTGCCTATTATTGTGTCCAATGAGGACAATGTTTTTCTCCCTAATATTGTCCTGTATGTGTTTTGGGGGAGGCATtctcaaaaatacataaataaactttttttttttatatcattgtTTTGATATAAAAAATTTGTTATCTACTGTATTCTACTGTATTTGTTATCTACATTTTCCTTACCTTAGGTTTACTTCAAATATTAGCTGTAATTTTCCTCGTCCAAAAGAGTTACTACCACttcattttgagaaaaaaaaagaaataaatcatgcTTGATTGCTCATACTTGAGCGGTGAAACTGAAAACTTTAATGCGTCTCTGCCTTTTCCACTGCTCAGTGGAGCAGCAAAGGCACTGTGGTTTTGCTGTTTCCTTTATTTGTATGTAATCTGTGCTGGGGCACGCCTGACTGCTTTCACGTAGGCCACAGTGCAAACCCCATGAAGAAGAATACATTTTAGCAAGTCTCTCATTAAAGGGTGAAAAGGGGAGTTCTCAAAAGTTCCTAAGCAAGCAGTATTTTCACCATTGTGACTAAGGTCTTCCAGTTTTAGAATTAAGTTGGGGGGCGGTCTATATACCAGTGCTGGCTAATGTGAGAACAAAAGTAAGCGCAGGAGAGGGGATGTTTTAGGCAATGGGACATTCCATTGTGGATTAGAGGAGTAAAACATAAAAGCTGTGGGTGAGGGGGGTGTCGGCAAAAGTGCGGGCAGTGGAGTTCACTCAAAAGGGAGACGCCAGCACCATGCAGTTTTCGCTCTCTGGTATCTAAGGCTCATTTCATAGTAAAATCCATCTAAACTTAGTCAATGGCGCACTTTTATATAATGCCTTTGTAatgtagggttcagtgtcttgcccaaggaaacTTCAACATATGGGCAGAATGAGCGGGAATTAAACCTCGGAGTTCCAAACCTAAATAGAAAAGttggaaacagaacaaaaacaacctgTTACCGGATTGTGGCTCATTTTCATGAGTGTttgacaaagacacacacaaactgtATGTTTCTTGGTGTGATAAGATTCTCTATAATGACCAAAGTGCGTCAACATAACCAGAACAGTGTCTTCCCTTCTATCATCCTGAAATTATTCTGAAGGAAGCATTTGCATGCTTAGCGTACAAGCACCAGCAGACATTCATGCAAATACTTTGTGAATACTTTCCTAAAGTCTGATATGTTACTAAGATATTGGGAGGAGGTAAAAGATGGTGAAAATGCAAATACTCCTAGTTACAAGCTTTAGCTGTTCAAAAACCTTTGTGACTAAAAAGAGGACAATAAGAACATTTTGGAATTCTGTAGCACATTATTTGATGTTAATGCACCTTTACATGTTTTATCAGTACGCTTTTAGAAATTTCTTGTCTAATTTTGCAAATCCAACTCGTTCAGGAAGGTTTATCTACAGATAACAGCAATACAGTGTGTCTCAGCTAGGCTTATTCAAATGTAAAAGCGCCTCCATAAGAATTTCAACATGATATGAAAAGAGTCAACCATTAGAAGCCATTATAGAGACCTTGTTAGATCAGACCTGGCCTTCTCCTTGTGTCTGGATGACGACTGTAAGACTGTAAGATTCTACTGCAGGGTGCATCCATCAAATAACTTCAAAAAATGCTCAAGTATGTctccagactttttttcttttcattttaaaacgtACGAAGCATTTAAAGTGTTTCAACTCTTCAATTCAAAGGAGACTCAAGTCTGATGTCTCCATTAATAGCCCCTACAATAACTGGCAAAATGGCATTTCAGTTTAGCAGTGAACTCGTGAGCAAGTGTCAAATTTTTACAGAAGCTAAATGTTAAAACACCAGTTATAGTCATTTCCAAAGTCCAAAAGAGCTTGCAGTGTCAGGCTAtaaatgctgcagaaaaaaacaagtgtaaCTGATCTACTTGAGACCAGTGTGACAAATATTTACTCTCCTGCCCTCAAAACTGTCGCAGTAAAGAGCCGCAGTTGGATAGTAGAGTTTGTACAACGTCTAACTTAGGTAAACTTATTATGCCTCTTCCTCCGAAAATCTATTCCTGGGATCCCACCGGAACCTAAAAATGAAGAGGTACGGTGACATTGGTGGGactaaaggaataaataaacaagttgAACTGGTCATGCTTTTCTAATAAGTTTGAGATTTGTCATGgaactcattttttttctcccactaATCAGGTTGTCCCACAGAGTTCTGCATTTGGACCCCTACAATTTACACTCATTCAAAAGGATAAAAAGTGACTTTGAAGCACAAAAGAAAATTCCCCAGTCCTGAGAaggggacacaaaaaaaacatcattattgATTAGTCACAAAGTGTTTTAACCGTTAAACTGTTTGCTATCAAACATCAAATGTCATGTCAAATACTTTAACGCCCCTCTTTCATGAGCAGGTAGCCAACACAAGCCTCAGAGATTACTTTTAGATACAGTACTGGACCTTATCTTAAGTTTGTAGCTCACTAATGAGTTTTGCACAATTGGCATctgtaaaataaacagaaactaGCTGAATTATGAAAACAATATGTaatctacaaaacaaaatacataaattgACAGAAGTACTGGGGAGGGGGGTTGAAGTGACACAATATTCAATATATTTAATTGTTAACCGAAGGTGAAGAAAAATGCCTTTGCATGGTTTAATAGTGTATACTACAtcttttaatcatatttttaaGCTAAAACCCCATGTTCTGAATGCAGAACTAAACAGTTATCCGTGCTAAAACATTCAGAAGTCTTCCAATTGATGTATAACTGACAATATTATTGAATGTATTCCATATTTCTGATGCACTTTACAAATAAGGCTTCATTTCGCAGAACGTTGATACAATTCCTGTAAATATATGAACAGGAACACAAACTAGTATTTATAGAAATGAAAGTGACGTCCTTTAAATACAAAGGAtgtgtgaagtttgtatttctggcCCAATGTCAGACCACAACcctctaaaaaaatatatttattaggtttCAGAGGCTCAGTAAATGTCTCTTGATTGTTTTGATCAAACATAAAAGTGAACCATAGGCCCAGAACCACAGGTTGAAGGTCACAGATGATCTCAAATGATTATTATAAACGTGATAAAGTGATCAACCTTTGTTGTATGACGCAGTTTCAGGCTAAACAGAAAACCACCATTATGACACATTTTTGGTTACTTACTATAATCCCAGCATTTAAACGCTCACCAAGTGATAGATGACATGATAATCTGGGCATGGCTTTAATAGTAGGCTCAAGAGTTATTATATTTGACTGAAATATAGGAACTGTTGAAAGTAGTTCCTTAAATACTTTCTAGTTTTTAAAGAATACACACATTTGCAGTGAAAAACAGCTAATAAATATAgtaaataatacttttttttttaaattacctgTTGATAAATTTAATAGCAAAAAGAGGACTATTTGGACATTCATGTATCTTATCcatgttttttggttgtttttatgtcTACAATCAACAATACAGAATGAAAATGTTACAATTGGTGGATGGATTTCAGACTGAGCTTCTTCCAGGAAGCCCTCTAATGTCATGCACAAAATCAATAATGAATGGAGAGCAAGATCGTATTACATGGAGTTTCACTCAACATCCCTTACCCAGCCATCATAAGACCAAACAAAAGTGGCTCACCTGATCAGCCCCATAGGCAGCCGCGAACTCCATAAACTCCTCAATTCGAACGAAGCCGTCTCCATCTTGATCCAAAGCATCAAAGACGTCTTTAAGTGGAGAAGCATCTTCTTCTCTCTTGTTCACAGATGAGACCATTGGCAGTGAGTCATCTTCCACCATCTTAGAGAGGGAAACTGTCACCACAGGCGGCCCACTAGTCCATTCGGCTTCAGAGGAAGAAATCTTTGTGTTCTGAGCCAAAAAGTCTAAAGAAACCTCGTTGTGAGAATGTGCATTTTCAAGTTGGTTGTTGTCTTTCAGCGTCTCGTCCTCATTCTGCTCAGTTTTTGGACTGATTGAAGCTCGGTTGTGAACAATATCCTGGGGTTCCAAATCCCAAGAGTCATCCTTGTGAGCCTCCTCAACAGTCCAGCTCAGATACAATTCTGTCGTATCTTCACCCGCATGTTCTTCTTTGACTTCCATCACAGCCTTAGGAAGGTTCTCCACAAAAATCCTCTCACTCGTGAGATTCCCATGAGTGGAGGCATCTTCAGCTGGAGGTCGTGTTAGGAAAGATGAGCTGTCTGACAGATCCAGATTAAGTATGTCATTCTCACCTTGTTGTTCTGGAAGGATTTTAACTGCAATAGTTTGTGCCACTTCTGATTCCTTTGTAGGTGTTTCTAGAGCACCTGTGCAGGCAACAGCAGGAGGGCAGAGGCTGACGTCACTCTCAAAATGTGGAACTTTTAAATCCAGCAAAGGCACAGATCCTTCAAAACCCTCCTGGGATTGGCTGATGTTGTTAAGGAGCTGGTTACTTTCAAGTAAACCTTGTGCAGCAGGGCTGCTGCTGCTTATGGGCAGATCTGTCACTTGATCAGGGAATAAACCTTTGTGACGTGTGTCAGGTGACACCATTTCCCCTGTCAGTGAGGGAGGGAGATCTTCCTGCTCCTCAAAGGACAAGTCTATAAGTTTCTCACCAAAACCCTGTGGGATCAACTCATGCGACAGCTTTTGGGTAAGACAAGGGTTTTCATCTGAGAGGAGATCCACTATCAAAAATGGATCGGTTGTGTTGATCTCTCTGTCGCAATTGGAAGCTTCAAAAGGAGAAAACGGTGCACTGAGGCTTGCTAGCTCAGCCGGTTCACCATCTGAGCCCTCGACAGTGGGGTCCTGCGTAAAAGTTGACTCCTGACAGGCCGATGTTTTCCCGATCACATCAGCAAAGTCAGGAGACAAGAACCACGACAAAGTGTAGTCAGCGATTTCCCCAAACCCCTCACCGGCTTCTCGGCAGGACAGCTCATTGAAGCGAGCAGAGCGGTGAGACGAGTCCGAATAAGTCAAGTGTCCTCCATCAAACTTTAAATCCTCAGAGGAAAAAGTGGCACCATTTATAAGGTTTCCCAGCTCTACAGGTTTATCCACAAACCTT encodes the following:
- the rab11fip3 gene encoding rab11 family-interacting protein 3 isoform X3 — protein: MEATVLSGPLGHTQWESEQPFPLGFPILDSDNGAVLCQNKSDQTGLDFRKSDQNETVLLNGEEKRFVDKPVELGNLINGATFSSEDLKFDGGHLTYSDSSHRSARFNELSCREAGEGFGEIADYTLSWFLSPDFADVIGKTSACQESTFTQDPTVEGSDGEPAELASLSAPFSPFEASNCDREINTTDPFLIVDLLSDENPCLTQKLSHELIPQGFGEKLIDLSFEEQEDLPPSLTGEMVSPDTRHKGLFPDQVTDLPISSSSPAAQGLLESNQLLNNISQSQEGFEGSVPLLDLKVPHFESDVSLCPPAVACTGALETPTKESEVAQTIAVKILPEQQGENDILNLDLSDSSSFLTRPPAEDASTHGNLTSERIFVENLPKAVMEVKEEHAGEDTTELYLSWTVEEAHKDDSWDLEPQDIVHNRASISPKTEQNEDETLKDNNQLENAHSHNEVSLDFLAQNTKISSSEAEWTSGPPVVTVSLSKMVEDDSLPMVSSVNKREEDASPLKDVFDALDQDGDGFVRIEEFMEFAAAYGADQVKDLTKFLDPSGLGVISFEDFHRGISAISGSPETQLYSVNYSPGDGAVGCQEEYDEQNEVTDSAYLGSESTYSECETFTDEDTGALVPPEMHEDVETDSGIEATLHDPEDGGNGFSMNSDLHNTSLVTVIGGEEEHFEDFGESNNSELPESNEEDSVVHLDSPLSEPPVQVDGSSVLSPSSGKRLSSKKVARHLLQNSSMTLDTMSDLTRDILELADNDITDKVLLLERRVAELEKESDASGEQHTRLRQENLQLVHRANALEEQLKEQEVYAEEQLQQENRRHKEAISKLEREKGLELENLQARLQQLDEENSELRSCVPCLRANIERLEEEKRKLHDEAEVMSQRLEEETEARRKMADKLSHERHQNQKEKESTQELIEDLRKQLEHLQLYKLEAEAKRGRTPGAGLQEYQTRTREAELEQEIKRLKQDNRTLKEQNDELNGQIINLSIQGAKNLMSASFSDSLAAEINSVSRVELMETVHKQEEINYRLQDYIDKIIVAIMECNPSILEVK